The nucleotide window GGCCGGACGCGGGGTCCCCGGCGCGCAGCCGCCGACCACCGCCCCGGCGGCGACCCCGCCCATCGCGGCCCGCAGCACGCTGCGGCGGTCCACGCTCATCGGCCCGCACCCCCGGTCGGTCGTCCTAGGGAAATCCGGCTGCCCGATCCTTGCCCGCGCCGCCCCCGGGTGCCCCGGCGTGGCGCGGGCATTCACCCGATCGCCGCCGTCCCCGCGGTCCCGCGCCGTTCAACGGCTCGTAAAAGCCTTGCTGTCATGGCTGCGTCACACGGTAGCGTCCGGGCGTGTTGTCAGCTACGCGGAGAAACCGCGCTTCCCTGCTCGCGGTGGCGGTGGCGGTGCTCGTCACCACGCTGCTCGCCGCCTTCACCGCCCCGGCCGGCGCCGTACCGCCCCCCAGGCACCCCACGGAGAGCCGGCCCGTCTACTCCTACGCCGGCGCCGTACGGGAGACCGTCTGGGTCGACACCGGGCTCGACGGCAACCACGACGGCCGCCCCGACCGGGTGGCCGCCGACATCATCCGCCCCGCCGAACCGGCCAGGGCCGGGGTGCGCATCCCGGTGATCATGGACGCCAGCCCCTACTACTCGTGCTGCGGACGCGGCAACGAAAGCCAGCTCAAGACGTACGACAATAGCGGGCGGCCGGTGCAGTTCCCGCTCTACTACGACAACTACTTCGTGCCGCGCGGCTACGCCGTCGTCCTGGTCGACCTGGCCGGCACCAACCGCTCCGACGGCTGCGTGGACGTCGGCGGCCCCTCCGACGTCACCTCCGCCAAGGCCGTCATCGACTGGCTGAACGGCCGCGCCACCGGACACAGCGCCCGCAGCGGCGGCACCACCGTCCGCGCCACCTGGGCCAACGGCTCGGTCGGCATGATCGGCAAGAGCTGGGACGGCACCATCGCCAACGGCGTGGCCGCCACCGGCGTCGCCGGGCTGAAGACCATCGTGCCGATCAGCGCCATCAGCTCCTGGTACGACTACTACTTCGACCAGGGCGCCGCCCTCTACGACGGCGGCCCGGACGAACTCGCGAGCGCCGTCGAGGACTCCGGCGACGCCCGCACCTGCGGCGCCCAGCAGCAGGCGCTGCGCGACGGCGCCCCGCGCGACGGCGACTGGACGGCGCTGTGGCAGCGGCGCGACTACGTGGCCGACGCCGCCAAGGTCCGCGCCAGCGTCTTCGTGGTCCACGGCATGCAGGACCTCAACGTCCGCACCAAGCACTTCGGCCAGTGGTGGGACGCGCTCGCCGCACACGGCGTACCGCGCAAGATCTGGCTCTCCCAGACCGGCCACGTCGACCCGTTCGACTACCGCCGCGCCGCCTGGGTGGAGACCCTGCACCAGTGGTTCGACCACTACCTGCTCGGGGTGGACAACGGCATCGACCGCGCCCCGATGGCCGACGTCGAGCGCACCCCCGACCACTGGACCACCGACGCCCACTGGCCCGCCCCCGGCACCTCGGCCACCACCGTCGCCCTGGCCGCCGGCTCCACCGCGGGGCTGGGCACCCTGTCTGCCACCGGGCCGGCCACCGGCACCGAGACGTACACCGACGACCCGGCCGAGAGCGAGACCGACTGGTCGGCGGCGGCCGACCGGGCCACCGGCGACAAGGTCTCCTTCACCACCGGCGCGCTCCGGCACGACCTGCGGATCTCCGGCGGCGGCAGCGTCACGCTGACCGCCACCCCGTCCACCACCAGCGCCCACCTGTCGGCGGTCCTGGTCGACCTCGGCCCGGCCACCATCCGCGACTACAGCGCGGACGGCGAGGGGATCACCACGCTGACCACCCGTTCCTGCTGGGGCGCGAGCACCGCCGGCGACAGCGCCTGCTTCCTGGACACCGCGGCCGACACCATGAGCACCGGCTACACCGTCTTCAGCCGCGGCTGGGCCGACCTGGGCCACTACGACCCGTCGCTGCACGGCGTGGCGCTCACCCCGGGCACGCCGTACACCATCACGATCAAGCTGGCCGCCACCGACCACGTCGTCCCGGCCGGCCACCGGCTCGCCCTGATCGTCGGCGGCACCGACAAGGGGCTGATCACGGCCCCCGGCAGCACGCCGGACATCACGCTGGACCTGGCGCGCTCCAGCGCCTCGCTGCCGCTGGTCGGCGGTCTGCCCGCGCTGCTGCGGGTGCAGGGCCCGGCCGCCGTGGCGCACGCCGTCCACCCGGCGGGACGGCAGTTGTCCGGGATGCGCCGTCCGGCCCCGGCGTGGCGGGGGGTGGCCGACCGGCTGGGGTGACGTCCGCCTCTGGCCACCGGGCCGGATCCGGGGGAAGGTGGGCGGGGGTGCCGGGGATCTTGGCCCGGTGGCCGCCCCGGCACCGCCGCCACCGTCGTCACCCAGGGGAGATGGAATGGAACACGCAGGCCGGCTCGCCGCGCTCTACCGCGATCTGCACGCCCACCCCGAGCTGTCCTTCGCCGAGCACCGCACCGCCGGCATCGCCGCCCGGCACGCCGAGGCGGCCGGCTGGACGGTGACCCGCGGCGTCGGCCGCACCGGGGTCGTCGCCGAACTGCGCAACGGCCCCGGGCCCACCGTGCTGCTGCGGGCCGACATGGACGCCCTCCCGGTGCGCGAGCGGACCGGCCTGGAGTACGCGTCCACGGTCACCGCCACCGACCCGGACGGCGTGGAGGTGCCGGTGATGCACGCCTGCGGCCACGACGTCCACGTCACCTGCCTGATCGGCGCGGTGGAGGAGCTGACCCGGCAGCGCGACCGGTGGTCGGGGACCGTGCTCGCCGTCTTCCAGCCCGCCGAGGAACGCGGCGGGGGAGCGCGGGCCATGATCGACGACGGCCTCTACGACCGCTTCCCCGTCCCCGACGTCGTCCTCGGCCAGCACGTGTCGCCGATGCCGGCCGGGATGGCGGGGTGCCACCCGGGTCCCGCGTTCGCGGCGGCCGACGTGCTGCGGGTGCGGATGTTCGGCCGCGGCGGCCACGGCTCGCGTCCGGAGACCACGGTGGACCCGGTGGTGATGGCGGCGGCCACCGTGATGCGGCTGCAGACCGTGGTCGCCCGGGAGGTCGCCGCCGCCGACACCGCGGTGGTCACCGTCGGCATGCTGCGGGCCGGCAGCAAGGAGAACGTCATCCCCGACGAGGCCGAACTCGGCATCAGCGTACGGAGTTTCACCGAGCCGGTACGGGCCCGGGTGCTGGAGGCGGTGCACCGGATCGTCCGCGCCGAGGCCGCCGCGGCCGGCGCGCCCAAGGAACCGGAGATCACCACCGACCGCGGTTTCCCGGTGGTGGTCAACGACCCGGACGCCGCCGCCCGTACCGTGGCCGCGCTGCGCGGCGCGCTCGGCGCCGAGCTGGTGATCGACCCCGGACCGGTCAGCGGCAGCGAGGACGTGGGCCACCTGGCCACCGCCGCCGGGGCCCCGCTGTGCTACTGGCTGCTCGGCGGCGCCGACCCCGAGGTGTTCGCCCGGGCCACCGCCGATGGCACCGTCGACCGCGACCTGCCGTCCAACCACTCGCCGCACTTCGCCCCGGTCGTCGAGCCCACGCTGACCACCGGGGTGCGGACGCTGACCACGGCGGCCCGGGAGTGGCTGGACTGACCGGCGTCCCCGGTCAGGTGGCCGAACCGGCCGCCGAGCCGGTGCGCAGCTCTGGCCCCCAGCGGTCCAGCGCCGCCTGGAGGTCCAGCGGGAGCAGCCGCACCGGCTCGTCGGCGCCGGGCCAGTCCTCCCGCGGCACCCGCCACATCACCTCGAACTCGTTGCCGTCCGGGTCCTTGGCGTACAGCGACTTGGACACCAGGTGGTCGGTGGCGCCGACCAGGGCGTCCCGGGCGGTCAGCTCACCCGCGATGGCGGCCAGCTCACCGAGGGTGCCGACCTCCCACGCCAGGTGGTACAGGCCCACCCGGCCGTGCTCCGGGCCGGGCGCCCGGTCGCCGACCGCGAAGAGCCCGAGGTCGTGGTCGTTGCTGGTGTCCGGCGCGCTGAGGAAGACGGCGCGGCCGGGCAGTTCGGTGGCGACCCGGAAGCCGAGCACCTCGGTGTAGAACCGGGCGGCCCGGGACACGTCGCGCACGTAGAGCACCGCGTGGTTCAGACGGCGTACGGGCATGGCGACCTCCTTGTGCGGGGCGGGCGCCGTGCGGTCCGGCGGTGCCGCCGCTTCCACGGTACGCCACACTTACTTGAAACCTCAAGCAACTGGTTCCGGCCGTTCCCGCACCGTCCGTGCCCCGGGCGCGGCCTGCGCGACAAGGCCGCGCCCGCCCCGGCAGAATGCAGGGCACAAGCTCAGCGACGAAGCGGATCGGATTGTGACGACAACGTCTATCGGGACCCCCGGCACGGCCGGGTCCATCGGGCAGCGGATCGCCGACGAACTCGGGGTCCGCGTCAGCCAGGTCGACGCCGCCGTCGGCCTGCTGGACGGCGGGGCGACCGTGCCGTTCATCGCGCGGTACCGCAAGGAGGCCACCGGCGCCCTCGACGACGCGCAACTGCGCACCCTGGAGGAGCGCCTGCGGTACCTGCGCGAGCTGGAGGAGCGGCGCACCGCGGTCCTGGAGTCCGTCGAGGCGCAGGGCAAGCTCGACGACGAGCTGAGGGCGCGCATCCTGGCCGCCGACTCCAAGGCCCGGCTGGAGGACATCTACCTGCCCTTCAAGCCCAAGCGGCGCACCAAGGCGCAGATCGCCCGGGAGGCCGGCCTCGAACCGCTGGCCGACCGGCTCCTCGCCGACCCCGGCCTCGACCCGGCGGGCACCGCGGCCGGCTACGTCGGCGAGGCGGTCGCCGACCCGGCCGCCGCGCTGGAGGGCGCCCGGGCCATCCTGGTCGAACGGTTCGCCGAGGACGCCGACCTCATCGGCACCCTGCGCGAACGCATGTGGACCCAGGGCCGGCTCACCTCCCGGGTACGCGAGGGCAAGGAGGAGGCGGGCGCCAAGTTCGCCGACTACTTCGACTTCGCCGAGCCCTTCGAGAAGCTCCCCTCGCACCGCGTGCTGGCGATGTTCCGCGGCGAGAAGGAGGAGGTGCTCGACCTCACCCTCGACCCCGAGCCGGCCGGCGCGGAGACCGCCGGACCCTCCGGGTACGAACGCGCCGTCGCCGCCAGGTTCGGCATCGCCGACCGGGGCCGCCCCGCCGACGCCTGGCTCACCGAGACCGTTCGCTGGGCCTGGCGCACCCGCATCCTGGTCCACCTCGGCATCGACCTGCGCACCCGGCTGCGCACCGCCGCCGAGGACGAGGCGGTCCGGGTCTTCGCCGCCAACCTGCGCGACCTGCTGCTCGCCGCGCCCGCCGGGGCCCGCGCCACCATGGGGCTCGACCCCGGCTACCGCACCGGCGTGAAGGTCGCGGTCACCGACCCGACCGGCAAGGTGGTGGCCACCGAGACCATCCACCCGCACGTGCCGCGCCGCCGCTGGGACGAGTCGCTGGCGACCCTCGCCGAGCTGTGCGCCGCGCACCGCGTCGAGCTGATCGCCATCGGCAACGGCACCGCCTCCCGCGAGACCGACAAGCTCGCCGCCGAACTGATCAAGCGCCACCCGGAGCTGCCGCTGACCAAGGTGGTGGTCTCCGAGGCCGGCGCCTCGGTCTACTCCGCCTCCGCCTACGCCTCCCAGGAACTGCCGGAGCTGGACGTGTCGTTGCGCGGCGCGGTCTCCATCGCCCGCCGCCTGCAGGACCCGCTGGCCGAACTCGTCAAGATCGACCCCAAGTCCATCGGCGTCGGCCAGTACCAGCACGACCTGTCCGAGACCAAGCTCTCCCGCTCCCTCGACGCGGTCGTCGAGGACTGCGTCAACGGCGTCGGCGTCGACCTCAACACCGCCTCCGCGCCGCTGCTGCGCCGGGTCTCCGGCATCACCGCCACCCTCGCCGACAACATCGTCGCCCACCGCGACGCCAACGGCCCGTTCCGCACCCGTCGGCAGCTCAAGGACGTCGCCCGGCTCGGCCCCAAGGCGTTCGAGCAGTGCGCCGGCTTTCTGCGCATCCCCGGCGGCGACGACCCGCTGGACGCCTCGGCCGTCCACCCCGAGGCGTACCCGCTGGTGCGCCGGATCGCCGCGGCGGCCGGCGGCGACGTCAAGGCGCTGATCGGCGACACCGCCACGCTGCGGACCCTGCGCCCGGCGGACTTCGCCGACGACACCTTCGGCGTCCCCACCGTCAGCGACATCCTGCGCGAGCTGGAGAAGCCCGGCCGCGACCCGCGTCCCGCCTTCCGCACGGCCACCTACAAGGAGGGCGTCGAGGAGATCAAGGACCTCACCCCCGGCATGCTGCTGGAGGGCACCGTCACCAACGTCGCCGCGTTCGGCGCCTTCGTGGACGTCGGCGTCCACCAGGACGGCCTGGTGCACGTCTCGGCGATGTCCAAGTCGTTCGTCAAGGACCCGCGGGACGTGGTCAAGCCGGGCGACGTGGTGCGGGTGAAGGTGCTGGAGGTGGACATCGCGCGCAAGCGGATCGGGCTCACCCTGCGGCTCGACGACGACGTGCCGGCCGCCGGCGCCCCGCGGGAGCCGCGGGGCCGGGGCGAGCAGCGCGGCAAGGGCGGCGGCGGGCGCCGTCCGGCCCCGCCGCGCCAGTCGCGTACCGAACCGCCGGCCGGCGGCGCGCTCGCCGACGCGCTGCGCCGCGCGGGGCTGGTGGGCGGCGACGACCGCCCGCGCGGACGGCGCTGAGGCAGCCGGTGACGAGGCCGGGACGCGATGCCGCGTCCCGGCCTTCGCCGTTGGCGGCCGTTGGCGGCCGGAAGTGGCTACTCGCCGGTACGCGGGTCTTGCGCGCCCCCTCGGCGGTTCCTAACATCGCTGATGTTACATCAGCACTGTCACACTCGACGGTCGTCACGGCGGCCATGGCGATATGGGGGCCCCGCCGGTGGACGCAGCGCGAACTCCCGGCCCGCTCGACGGAGTCCGGGTGGTGGAGCTGGCCGGGATCGGCCCCGGCCCGTTCGCCGGGATGCTCCTGGCCGACCTCGGTGCCGACGTGGTCCGCGTCGACCGGCCCGGCGGCGCGCCCATCGGCATCGACCCCGCCCGCGACGTGACCAACCGCAACAAGCGGTCGGTGGTGGTCGACCTCAAGTCCGCCCACGGCCCCGGCCTCGTACGCGACCTGGCGGCCCGCGCCGACGTGCTCGTCGAAGGCTTCCGGCCCGGCGTCGCCGAACGCCTCGGCGTCGGACCCGACGCCTGCCTGGCCCGCAACCCCCGCCTGGTGTACGGGAGGATGACCGGCTGGGGGCAGCACGGACCGCTCGCCGACCGGGCCGGCCACGACATCGGCTACCTCGCCACCGCCGGCACCCTCGGCATGATCGGCGCCGCCGACGGCCCGCCGGTGCCGCCCGCCAACCTCCTCGGCGACTACGCCGGCGGCTCGCTCTACCTCGTCGTCGGCGTCCTCGCCGCCCTCCACCACGCCCGCGCCACCGGCACCGGACAGGTGGTGGACGCCGCCATCGTGGACGGCGCCGCCCACCTCGGCGCGATGATCTGGGGCATGCTGGCGGCCGGCGCCTGGCAGGACCGGCGCGGCGCCAACCTGCTCGACGGCGGCTGCCCCTACTACGGCGTCTACCCCACCGCGGACGGCGGCCACATGGCCGTCGGCGCCCTGGAACCGCGGTTCTACGCCGAGTTCGCCGCCCTGCTCGGCCTCGGCGACGACGCCCCCGACCGCGCCGACCTCGCCCGCTGGCCCGAACTGCGCGAGCGCATCGCCGACCGCTTCGCCACCCGCACCCGCGAGGAGTGGACCCGCGTCTTCGAGGGCACCGACGCCTGCGTCGCCCCGGTGCTGACGCTGCGGGAGGCCGCCGACCACCCGCACCTGCGCGCCCGGGAGACCTTCACCACCGCCGACGGCACCGTGCAGCCCGCGCCCGCCCCGCGCTTCTCCGCCACCCCCGGCACCCTGCGCCGCCCGCCCGCGTCCCCCGGCGCCCACACCGCCGAGGTGGCCCGCGACTGGGACGTGCCCGGACTCACCGACCTGTAAAGGACCGGCATGCAGCGAGAGTTGTTCACCGCCGAGCACGAGGCGTTCCGCGAGACCGTCCGCACCTTCCTGGCCAAGGAGGTCACCCCGCACCACGCCCGCTGGGAGACCGAGGGCATCGTGGACCGCGCCGCCTGGCGCGCGGCCGGCCGGCAGGGGCTGCTGGGCATCGCCGTCCCCGAGGAGTACGGCGGTGGCGGCACCCCCGACTTCCGGTACGCCGCCGTGCTCGCCGAGGAGTTCGTCAAGGCCGGCGCCTCCGGGCTCGCCGTCGGCCTGCACAACGACATCGTCGGCCCCTACCTGACCTCGCTCGGCACCGAGGAGCAGAAACGCCGCTGGCTGCCCGGGTTCTGCAGTGGCGAGACCATCACCGCCATCGCCATGACCGAACCCGGCGCCGGCTCCGACCTCCAGGCCATCCGCACCACCGCCATCGACGCCGGCGACCACTGGCTGCTGGGCGGGGCCAAGACCTTCATCTCCAACGGCATCCTCGCCGACCTGGTCGTCGTGGTCGCCCGCACCACCGAGGAAGGCGGCGCCAAGGGGCTGAGCCTGCTGGTGGTCGAGCGCGGCATGGCCGGTTTCGAACGGGGCCGCAACCTCGACAAGATCGGCCAGAAGGCGCAGGACACCGCCGAACTGTTCTTCCAGGACGTCCGGGTGCCCAAGGAGAACCTGCTCGGCGAGGAGAACGGTGCCTTCGTCCACCTGATGACCAACCTCGCCCAGGAACGGCTGGCCATCGCCGTCGCCGCCATCGCCGCCGCCGAACACCTGCTGGCGGTGACCACCGAGTACGTCAAGGAACGCGAGGCGTTCGGCCGTCCGCTCGCCCGGCTCCAGCACGTCCGCTTCGAGATCGCCGAGATGGCCACCGAATGCGCGGTCACCCGCACCTTCGTCGACCGCTGCGTCACCGAACACAACAAGGCCGCCCTCGACCCGGTGCACGCCTCCATGGCCAAATGGTGGGCGACCGAACTGCAAAAGCGCGTCGCCGACCGCTGCCTGCAACTCCACGGCGGCTACGGCTACATGACCGAGTTCCCGGTCGCCAAGGCGTTCACCGACGGACGGATCCAGACCATCTACGGCGGCACCACCGAGATCATGAAGGAGATCATCGGCCGCGCGCTGCTGTCCTGACCCGCCAACACCCCTCGAAAGGCATGACGTTGAGCACCGAAGCCTACGTGTACGAGGCCATCCGCACCCCGCGTGGGCGTGGGAAATCCAACGGCGCGCTGCACGGCACCAAACCGGTCGACCTGGTCGTCGGCCTCATCCACGAGATGCTCCG belongs to Streptantibioticus cattleyicolor NRRL 8057 = DSM 46488 and includes:
- a CDS encoding Xaa-Pro dipeptidyl-peptidase; this translates as MAVAVLVTTLLAAFTAPAGAVPPPRHPTESRPVYSYAGAVRETVWVDTGLDGNHDGRPDRVAADIIRPAEPARAGVRIPVIMDASPYYSCCGRGNESQLKTYDNSGRPVQFPLYYDNYFVPRGYAVVLVDLAGTNRSDGCVDVGGPSDVTSAKAVIDWLNGRATGHSARSGGTTVRATWANGSVGMIGKSWDGTIANGVAATGVAGLKTIVPISAISSWYDYYFDQGAALYDGGPDELASAVEDSGDARTCGAQQQALRDGAPRDGDWTALWQRRDYVADAAKVRASVFVVHGMQDLNVRTKHFGQWWDALAAHGVPRKIWLSQTGHVDPFDYRRAAWVETLHQWFDHYLLGVDNGIDRAPMADVERTPDHWTTDAHWPAPGTSATTVALAAGSTAGLGTLSATGPATGTETYTDDPAESETDWSAAADRATGDKVSFTTGALRHDLRISGGGSVTLTATPSTTSAHLSAVLVDLGPATIRDYSADGEGITTLTTRSCWGASTAGDSACFLDTAADTMSTGYTVFSRGWADLGHYDPSLHGVALTPGTPYTITIKLAATDHVVPAGHRLALIVGGTDKGLITAPGSTPDITLDLARSSASLPLVGGLPALLRVQGPAAVAHAVHPAGRQLSGMRRPAPAWRGVADRLG
- a CDS encoding amidohydrolase — encoded protein: MEHAGRLAALYRDLHAHPELSFAEHRTAGIAARHAEAAGWTVTRGVGRTGVVAELRNGPGPTVLLRADMDALPVRERTGLEYASTVTATDPDGVEVPVMHACGHDVHVTCLIGAVEELTRQRDRWSGTVLAVFQPAEERGGGARAMIDDGLYDRFPVPDVVLGQHVSPMPAGMAGCHPGPAFAAADVLRVRMFGRGGHGSRPETTVDPVVMAAATVMRLQTVVAREVAAADTAVVTVGMLRAGSKENVIPDEAELGISVRSFTEPVRARVLEAVHRIVRAEAAAAGAPKEPEITTDRGFPVVVNDPDAAARTVAALRGALGAELVIDPGPVSGSEDVGHLATAAGAPLCYWLLGGADPEVFARATADGTVDRDLPSNHSPHFAPVVEPTLTTGVRTLTTAAREWLD
- a CDS encoding VOC family protein; the encoded protein is MPVRRLNHAVLYVRDVSRAARFYTEVLGFRVATELPGRAVFLSAPDTSNDHDLGLFAVGDRAPGPEHGRVGLYHLAWEVGTLGELAAIAGELTARDALVGATDHLVSKSLYAKDPDGNEFEVMWRVPREDWPGADEPVRLLPLDLQAALDRWGPELRTGSAAGSAT
- a CDS encoding Tex family protein, whose translation is MTTTSIGTPGTAGSIGQRIADELGVRVSQVDAAVGLLDGGATVPFIARYRKEATGALDDAQLRTLEERLRYLRELEERRTAVLESVEAQGKLDDELRARILAADSKARLEDIYLPFKPKRRTKAQIAREAGLEPLADRLLADPGLDPAGTAAGYVGEAVADPAAALEGARAILVERFAEDADLIGTLRERMWTQGRLTSRVREGKEEAGAKFADYFDFAEPFEKLPSHRVLAMFRGEKEEVLDLTLDPEPAGAETAGPSGYERAVAARFGIADRGRPADAWLTETVRWAWRTRILVHLGIDLRTRLRTAAEDEAVRVFAANLRDLLLAAPAGARATMGLDPGYRTGVKVAVTDPTGKVVATETIHPHVPRRRWDESLATLAELCAAHRVELIAIGNGTASRETDKLAAELIKRHPELPLTKVVVSEAGASVYSASAYASQELPELDVSLRGAVSIARRLQDPLAELVKIDPKSIGVGQYQHDLSETKLSRSLDAVVEDCVNGVGVDLNTASAPLLRRVSGITATLADNIVAHRDANGPFRTRRQLKDVARLGPKAFEQCAGFLRIPGGDDPLDASAVHPEAYPLVRRIAAAAGGDVKALIGDTATLRTLRPADFADDTFGVPTVSDILRELEKPGRDPRPAFRTATYKEGVEEIKDLTPGMLLEGTVTNVAAFGAFVDVGVHQDGLVHVSAMSKSFVKDPRDVVKPGDVVRVKVLEVDIARKRIGLTLRLDDDVPAAGAPREPRGRGEQRGKGGGGRRPAPPRQSRTEPPAGGALADALRRAGLVGGDDRPRGRR
- a CDS encoding CaiB/BaiF CoA transferase family protein gives rise to the protein MDAARTPGPLDGVRVVELAGIGPGPFAGMLLADLGADVVRVDRPGGAPIGIDPARDVTNRNKRSVVVDLKSAHGPGLVRDLAARADVLVEGFRPGVAERLGVGPDACLARNPRLVYGRMTGWGQHGPLADRAGHDIGYLATAGTLGMIGAADGPPVPPANLLGDYAGGSLYLVVGVLAALHHARATGTGQVVDAAIVDGAAHLGAMIWGMLAAGAWQDRRGANLLDGGCPYYGVYPTADGGHMAVGALEPRFYAEFAALLGLGDDAPDRADLARWPELRERIADRFATRTREEWTRVFEGTDACVAPVLTLREAADHPHLRARETFTTADGTVQPAPAPRFSATPGTLRRPPASPGAHTAEVARDWDVPGLTDL
- a CDS encoding acyl-CoA dehydrogenase family protein, whose translation is MQRELFTAEHEAFRETVRTFLAKEVTPHHARWETEGIVDRAAWRAAGRQGLLGIAVPEEYGGGGTPDFRYAAVLAEEFVKAGASGLAVGLHNDIVGPYLTSLGTEEQKRRWLPGFCSGETITAIAMTEPGAGSDLQAIRTTAIDAGDHWLLGGAKTFISNGILADLVVVVARTTEEGGAKGLSLLVVERGMAGFERGRNLDKIGQKAQDTAELFFQDVRVPKENLLGEENGAFVHLMTNLAQERLAIAVAAIAAAEHLLAVTTEYVKEREAFGRPLARLQHVRFEIAEMATECAVTRTFVDRCVTEHNKAALDPVHASMAKWWATELQKRVADRCLQLHGGYGYMTEFPVAKAFTDGRIQTIYGGTTEIMKEIIGRALLS